A single window of Pontibacillus chungwhensis DNA harbors:
- a CDS encoding ABC transporter ATP-binding protein: MKPSTEKRLFQYALTSKKTILFGLLCLTIAVALELTGPFIAKRLIDEHILGIEANWIKVEENNDHHVVAYKDELYKREDRLEPSDQTGSIATILQVGTSYYFVEEDIPTSGKKSVENGRITVSSGDETATAPVTEMSRSELYAFFKPETRAITWLLALYVGLLVIAAFFQYGQTYLLQISSNQIIKRMRNDIFAHIQRVPIDYFINRPAGKIVARVTNDTEAIRELYVKVLATFVTSAIYMTGIYIALFLLDPKLASLCLLLIPIMFIWMKLYKAYAGKYNQVIRSTISDLNGNINEAIQGMPIIQAFRRQKQVTEEFEVMNEKHYTYQKKLLKLNSLTSFNLVNVLRNLAFVGFIWYFGGASLGVGSIVTAGVLYAFVDYLNRLFQPVIDVVNQLAQLEQARVAATRVFELMDHEGEVVESSPIERYKGNIAFKDVCFAYEADDYVLKEISFHANSGETVAFVGHTGSGKSSIMNLLFRFYDPQKGKITIDEMETRELSRQQVRSHMGIVLQDPFLFTGTLLSNVTMGDPSITREKAIEALKAVGADAFIEKLPHQYDEPVKEKGSTLSAGERQLISFARALAFDPAILILDEATANIDTETESMIQRALQVLKKGRTTLVIAHRLSTIQQADQILVLDHGRIVERGNHDSLLQQNGIYQQMYQMQQGRLEQAIIS, translated from the coding sequence GTGAAGCCTTCTACGGAGAAACGATTGTTTCAATACGCGTTAACAAGTAAGAAGACGATTTTATTTGGATTGTTATGTTTGACGATTGCTGTGGCTCTTGAATTAACAGGTCCGTTTATTGCGAAGCGCCTTATTGATGAGCATATATTAGGCATTGAGGCAAACTGGATTAAAGTAGAAGAGAATAACGATCACCATGTTGTCGCTTATAAGGATGAACTTTATAAGAGAGAAGATCGGTTAGAGCCGAGTGATCAGACGGGGAGTATAGCTACGATCCTGCAAGTGGGGACCTCTTATTATTTTGTTGAGGAAGACATTCCGACATCTGGAAAGAAGTCTGTTGAAAACGGGCGTATCACGGTCTCGAGCGGAGATGAAACGGCCACCGCACCAGTAACAGAAATGAGCCGGAGTGAACTATATGCCTTTTTCAAACCGGAAACAAGAGCGATCACATGGCTGTTGGCTTTATATGTCGGTTTGCTAGTCATTGCAGCGTTCTTTCAATATGGGCAGACGTATTTACTCCAAATTTCATCCAATCAAATTATTAAACGGATGCGAAATGATATATTTGCTCATATTCAGCGTGTTCCAATTGATTACTTTATCAACCGTCCTGCTGGGAAGATTGTCGCTCGAGTCACAAATGACACGGAGGCTATTCGGGAGCTTTATGTAAAGGTTCTGGCTACGTTTGTAACGAGCGCCATTTACATGACTGGGATCTACATTGCTTTATTCTTATTGGATCCAAAACTTGCTTCCCTATGTTTACTGTTGATTCCGATTATGTTTATTTGGATGAAGTTGTATAAGGCTTATGCAGGTAAATACAACCAAGTAATCCGATCTACGATTAGTGATTTAAACGGAAATATTAATGAAGCCATTCAAGGTATGCCGATTATTCAGGCATTCCGACGCCAGAAGCAAGTGACAGAAGAATTCGAAGTAATGAATGAGAAACACTATACGTATCAGAAGAAGTTGTTGAAGTTAAATTCTTTAACCTCTTTTAATCTTGTAAACGTCCTCCGGAATCTCGCATTTGTAGGATTCATCTGGTATTTTGGCGGAGCGTCATTAGGGGTTGGATCTATCGTAACAGCAGGTGTGCTCTATGCGTTCGTAGACTACCTGAATCGTCTGTTTCAGCCTGTGATCGATGTGGTCAATCAACTGGCGCAGTTGGAACAGGCCCGCGTGGCTGCTACGAGAGTATTTGAATTAATGGACCATGAGGGAGAGGTCGTAGAGTCGAGCCCGATCGAACGCTATAAAGGAAATATTGCGTTTAAGGATGTCTGCTTTGCCTATGAAGCGGATGACTACGTGCTGAAAGAGATCTCATTCCATGCAAATTCAGGTGAAACGGTTGCGTTCGTAGGTCATACAGGTTCAGGGAAGAGCTCGATTATGAATCTACTATTTCGTTTCTATGATCCGCAAAAAGGTAAGATTACCATTGATGAAATGGAAACAAGAGAACTCTCAAGGCAACAGGTGCGCAGCCATATGGGGATTGTCTTACAGGATCCTTTCTTGTTTACAGGCACCCTTCTGTCCAACGTAACGATGGGGGATCCTTCTATTACAAGAGAGAAAGCTATTGAAGCTTTGAAAGCTGTAGGGGCAGATGCCTTCATTGAGAAGTTACCCCACCAATATGATGAGCCTGTCAAAGAGAAGGGAAGTACACTTTCTGCCGGAGAGCGTCAGCTGATTTCGTTTGCGAGAGCCCTCGCATTTGATCCGGCCATTCTTATTCTCGATGAGGCGACAGCCAATATTGATACGGAAACGGAGAGTATGATCCAACGTGCGCTTCAAGTATTAAAGAAAGGTCGAACAACACTCGTGATTGCTCATCGTTTGTCGACCATTCAGCAAGCTGATCAGATTCTCGTTTTAGATCACGGACGAATTGTAGAACGAGGGAATCACGACTCTCTGCTACAACAAAACGGAATCTATCAACAAATGTATCAAATGCAACAGGGCAGACTGGAACAAGCGATCATTTCATAG
- a CDS encoding S1 family peptidase, translated as MMSEDYKDKEYSKDIIDRDLYEEIDDEEMREILDEERAKLREKKEEEEKPKRPFPKWAFWLIAVMMTINIVGILPKTFSLPAVDFLIKSAELMTNKDIDEYQQSVVVIESGNSKGTGFSISEDGYVITNEHVIDNEMPITVAFEERGLYGGEVVHTFEDIDLALLKVELKNQEALPYLPLAEKTTFTEREHVYFIGNPLRFNGIANEGEVIGYRGLSDWDKEVLMLDAPIYHGNSGSPVITEEGRVIAVVFATIKDEEHGKVGLSVPITYFHEKMKGLEPMIQLPSEED; from the coding sequence ATGATGAGCGAGGATTATAAAGATAAAGAGTATTCAAAAGATATAATAGATCGTGATTTATATGAAGAGATTGATGATGAAGAAATGCGAGAGATCTTGGATGAGGAACGAGCGAAGCTAAGGGAGAAGAAGGAAGAAGAGGAAAAGCCGAAGCGTCCATTCCCAAAGTGGGCCTTCTGGCTGATCGCTGTTATGATGACCATTAATATTGTAGGCATCCTCCCTAAGACGTTTTCCCTCCCGGCTGTTGATTTCCTTATTAAATCAGCTGAACTGATGACAAACAAAGACATTGACGAGTATCAACAATCCGTTGTTGTAATTGAATCCGGGAATTCTAAAGGGACAGGTTTCTCCATTTCAGAAGATGGATATGTCATAACGAATGAACACGTCATTGATAATGAGATGCCAATTACCGTTGCATTTGAAGAGAGGGGCTTGTATGGCGGAGAAGTGGTTCATACATTCGAAGATATTGATCTAGCCTTATTGAAAGTGGAGCTAAAAAATCAGGAGGCCTTACCTTATCTCCCTCTTGCTGAAAAGACTACATTCACTGAACGGGAACACGTCTATTTCATAGGCAACCCCTTACGTTTTAATGGGATCGCAAATGAAGGAGAGGTCATTGGTTACAGGGGGCTTAGTGATTGGGACAAGGAAGTATTAATGCTTGATGCTCCAATCTATCACGGCAATAGTGGAAGTCCTGTTATAACAGAAGAAGGACGCGTCATTGCGGTCGTCTTTGCAACGATTAAAGATGAAGAACACGGAAAAGTAGGGTTATCTGTTCCCATTACGTATTTTCATGAAAAGATGAAGGGTCTCGAGCCTATGATTCAACTACCTTCTGAAGAAGACTAA